Sequence from the Rhodanobacter sp. genome:
TCAGCCTCATCTGCTCACCCCCGGGTTGTTTTCCTTTGCACACCAGTAAGCCGGCCGCCGCATGTCGCGGCGGTCGAGTCTCTTTATTACCCATGTGGAGTGATTTATGTCTGATCGTCAGATCGGTACCGTCAAGTGGTTCAACGACGCCAAGGGCTTCGGCTTCATCGCGCGCGACAACGGCCCGGACGTGTTCGTGCATTTCCGCGCGATCACCGGCAACGGCTTCAAGAGCCTGCAGGAAGGCCAGAAGGTGAGCTTCAAGGTGGTGCAGGGCCAGAAGGGCCTGCAGGCCGACGAAGTCAGCGCGGCCTGATTGCCCGCCAGCGTCGAACGAAACCGGGCAGCGATGCCCGGTTTTTTTGTGTCCGCGACAGCTTCCCCGGACGGCGGTTGACATCTCACTCGCATTCCTGAATTTCCGTTATGCTTGGTTCACTGCGTCTGCTTGGCCACGTGCGTGCCCGGTGTGGAACTCCGGTTCCATGTCGCTACACCCGACCCCGGCATGCCCAGTAAGCCGTCGGCCCGAGGGGGCCGGCTTGTCTCAAGCGTCTGGAATGGATCGGAGTGAGTCATGTCGGATCGTGAAACAGGTACCGTCAAGTGGTTCAACGACGCCAAGGGGTTCGGCTTCATCAGCCGCGAGAATGGCCCCGACGTGTTCGTGCATTTCCGTGCCATCAGCGGCACGGGCTTCAAGAGCCTGCAGGAAGGCCAGAAGGTGAGTTTCAAGGTCGTGCAGGGCCAGAAGGGCCTGCAGGCCGAAGAAGTCACTCCGGCTTGATGACTGCCTTGCAAGCGGAAAGGGCCGGCGCAAGCCGGCCTTTTTCTTTGGCTGTATTTGTGCGTTCGTCCATGAACGCAAAGATCGCGCGGTCGGTCATCCATGGCCGGCTCTTGCCTTTGCGATCATCCTTGATCGCGGAAATCAAACGGGCAGCCATCCATGGCTGCACTCTTCGATGAACGCGACGACAGCCGCCATGGATCCCACTGTTTTGCTGTTGGCGATGGTCGACGGCGCGCAGGCCGAACTGCTGTGCGTGGCGCCCGCTGGCGAGCCGCGTGATGTCGTGTTCTGGCTGCCGGCGATGGGTGTGCCGGCGAAGCATTACCTGCCGTTGGCCAGCGCGCTGGCGGCGCACGGCGTGGCGGTGGCGCTGCACGAATGGCGCGGCATCGGTTCGAGCAGCCTGCGTGCCGGCCGCCGCTGCAACTGGGGTTATCGCGAACTGCTGCAGGTCGACCTGCCCGCCGGCATGGCCGCCGTGCGTGCACGCTGGCCGCAGGCGCGCACATGGCTGGGCGGACACAGCCTCGGCGGACAGCTGGCCTGCCTGTACGCCTCGCTCCATCCGCACGACCTGGCCGGCATCGCGCTGGTGGCCAGTGGCGCACCGTATTGGCGGCGCTTCCGCCACGGTCCGTTGATCGGCCTGGCCTATGTGCTGGCGCCGATCCTGGCGGCCCTGCGCGGATACCTGCCCGGCCGCCGCCTAGGCTTCGGCGGCAACGAGGCGCGCGGCGTCATCGCCGACTGGGCCCGCAGCGGACGCACCGGCCGTTATGCAGCGGCGGGCATGGACGAGGATTTCGAGCGGCGGCTGGCCGGGCTGCGGCTGCCGCTGCTGGCGCAACGCCTGCGCGACGACTGGCTGGGGCCGGCCGCCTCGCTGGACTGGCTGCTGGAAAAGATGCCGCAGGCCTCGTGCCGGCGCGAACGGATCGGGCCCGATGCGCTCGGCGGCGGGCCGGCCGATCATTTCGGCTGGATGAAAACCCCCGAGGCAATCGCCACGCGCATCGCCCAATGGATCGACGGGCACGACACAGCGTTCGCAGCGGCGCCCCGTTCCGGGCCTTGATACGCGCGGGTCGCGCCGGCACTGTAAGGGTTTCAACTTTTGCCGGCGGTCCCATGGAATTGTTCGAACCCCTCCCGCAGCGCGGCCTGAGCCTGCGCAACCGCATCGTGGTGTCGCCGATGTGCCAGTACTCGGCCGTCGACGGCATGCCCGACCACTGGCATCTGGTGCATCTGGGCAGCCGTGCGGTGGGCGGCGCCGCCGCGGTGATCGCCGAGGCCTCGGCGGTGTCGGCGCAAGGCCGCATCTCGCCGGGCGACACCGGCATCTGGAACGACGCACAGGCGGCGGCATGGCGGCCGATCACGGACTTCATCACCGCACAGGGTGCGGTGCCCGGCGTGCAACTCGCGCACGCGGGCCGCAAGGCCAGCG
This genomic interval carries:
- a CDS encoding cold-shock protein; this encodes MSDRQIGTVKWFNDAKGFGFIARDNGPDVFVHFRAITGNGFKSLQEGQKVSFKVVQGQKGLQADEVSAA
- a CDS encoding cold-shock protein; the protein is MSDRETGTVKWFNDAKGFGFISRENGPDVFVHFRAISGTGFKSLQEGQKVSFKVVQGQKGLQAEEVTPA
- a CDS encoding alpha/beta fold hydrolase, encoding MDPTVLLLAMVDGAQAELLCVAPAGEPRDVVFWLPAMGVPAKHYLPLASALAAHGVAVALHEWRGIGSSSLRAGRRCNWGYRELLQVDLPAGMAAVRARWPQARTWLGGHSLGGQLACLYASLHPHDLAGIALVASGAPYWRRFRHGPLIGLAYVLAPILAALRGYLPGRRLGFGGNEARGVIADWARSGRTGRYAAAGMDEDFERRLAGLRLPLLAQRLRDDWLGPAASLDWLLEKMPQASCRRERIGPDALGGGPADHFGWMKTPEAIATRIAQWIDGHDTAFAAAPRSGP